The proteins below come from a single Sorghum bicolor cultivar BTx623 chromosome 4, Sorghum_bicolor_NCBIv3, whole genome shotgun sequence genomic window:
- the LOC8084685 gene encoding ABC transporter I family member 19, whose amino-acid sequence MMAGEGNGDEGWRRSGIEVSALQFGYDGQPPLFARFNLRVAPGSRCLLIGANGSGKTTLLKILAGKHMVGGRDVVRVLNGSAFHDTQLVCSGDLSYLGGSWSRTIGSAGDVPLQGDFSAEHMIFGVDGVDPVRREKLVDLLDIDLQWRMHKVSDGQRRRVQICMGLLHPYKVLLLDEITVDLDVVTRMDLLDFFKEECEQREATIVYATHIFDGLETWATDFAYIQEGELRRSGRYSDIEELKSAKNLLSVVESWLRSETKLPKKELPRPETQARRSSPLDASPFRSSRHMAYYR is encoded by the exons ATGATGGCCGGCGAAGGGAACGGGGACGAAGGGTGGAGGCGGAGCGGCATCGAGGTTAGCGCCCTGCAGTTCGGCTACGACGGGCAGCCGCCGCTCTTCGCGCGCTTCAACCTCCGCGTCGCACCCGGCTCCCGCTGCCTCCTCATCGGCGCCAACGGATCAG GCAAGACCACACTCTTGAAGATTCTTGCGGGAAAGCATATGGTTGGAGGAAGAGATGTGGTCCGTGTTCTCAATGGTTCCGCTTTTCATGATACACAACTAGTGTGCAGTGGAGATCTTTCGTACTTGGGTGGTTCTTGGAGCCGTACTATTGGTTCAGCT GGTGATGTTccgcttcaaggcgatttctctGCTGAGCACATGATTTTTGGAG TTGATGGGGTTGATCCTGTTAGGCGAGAGAAGCTGGTTGATCTGCTAGACATTGATCTGCAATGGCGCATGCATAAAGTTTCAGATGGGCAGCGACGCAGGGTGCAAATCTGCATGGGTCTTCTTCATCCATACAAG GTGCTTTTGCTTGATGAAATCACTGTTGATCTGGACGTTGTGACCAGAATGGATCTGCTTGATTTCTTTAAGGAAGAGTGTGAGCAG AGGGAAGCTACCATCGTGTACGCGACTCATATATTTGATGGACTCGAGACATGGGCTACCGACTTTGCGTACATCCAAGAAGGCGAGCTGAGAAGATCTGGCAGATACTCTGATATCGAAGAGCTAAAGAGCGCCAAGAACCTGCTGTCAGTAGTTGAGTCGTGGCTGAGATCAGAGACCAAACTCCCAAAGAAGGAACTTCCACGTCCTGAGACCCAGGCCAGGCGTTCCTCGCCGTTGGACGCTTCTCCTTTCCGTTCATCGCGCCACATGGCCTACTACCGTTGA